CGGCAGCGCCTTGCCAAGGAAAACCGCCGGTTACCCTTCCATTTCTGTCAAACCATCATCAACCGGCGGCGCGGGGTATCGATCGCGCCCGAACAACAGCCCGATCGTATCGGCCATGATCCTGTCGAAACCCGGCAAAAAGGTGTCGTATGGGCCGATCCGGCATTCGACCTTGGCCTCTGCGGCCGTGGAACCGAGGCTGCCGACATCCTCTGGCGCGACGCGCGGCGCCACCAGCGAAGCCCGCTTGGCAACCCCCTCAGGCAGGCCTGCGGCAAAAAGCCTCTGCCTCCACACCCCGCCCTCGGCCTCCGCGCAGATCGTCAGGGCGGTTCCAACGCTCGTGATGTTGAAACGCCCATCCCATGTGCCGCTCTCATTTGCGCCAATTCTCAAGGCCGGCAAGTTGCGTGGCTCCCGATAGAGATAGAGGCCGCTTCGCCGCCGATCGAATACCACGCGCCCCGCCGTCATGCGCCCGGCCTCGCCAGATCGCAGAAAGCCGGACAGACGCTCGATCGTTGCGCGTCCCGGCAGGTGTTCACGGCCGCCGATGACCGCGCCAACAGTCATCAGGGCGCGGCGCCAATCGGGGTCGTCGATCCGACCGGCCTGCGCCGCCGCGACCTCGGCGACGAGACCCTCGTGAACACGCAGATGCTCGCCCAACAGGACAGCGGCTCTTGCCGAAGAGGCCATGCGCAGTTGTCCGCCCCGCCGAGGCGGCGGTGCGACGCCCGAAGCCGCTAGGCTGGCGCGCACCCGAGCCCGCTCGAACAGCGGATTTTCATTGCTCGGATCGTCGAACCAACCAATGCCGCGGCCCCCCAGGTAGGCGCGAATATCGGCCCGTCGTAGCCCGAGGAACGGTCGCAGGACCCACGTGCGGCGTCCATAGAGCATGGCTGCCGCCATGCCTGCGCTGCCGTGTCCCTGTCCCTGGTCGCGCGCGCCGCGCATGGCGATCGTCTCGTTCTGGTCATCGAGCGTGTGCCCGGTGGCGATGCAGTCGGCCCGGAAGACGGCCGCCGCTTCGGCCAGCATGTCGTAGCGCTTGAGGCGCGCCGCCGCCTGAATGCCGGCGCGCGGCTTGTCGCCCGGCCAGCGGCAGACTTGATGGGGAATGCCGAGCCCGGCGCAGAATGCCCCGACGGCCGCAGCCTCGTCGGCGGAATCGGATCTCAGGGCGTGATCGACCGTGCAGGCGACGAGCGAGAACCCCTCGAAGTCCGCTGTCCCGAGCGCTGCGTGAAGCGCGACGAGAAGCCCCTTGGAGTCGCTGCCACCGGAGATGGCGACGAGAATCCGGCCTGGTTTGATAAAGGATCTTAGAAAACGTCTTGCCGCAGCGATGACGGCCTCTGGCATTGGGTCGGCCTCAGCAGCCAAAGCGGCTCTGCTCGCTCGTCACCTTCGCCCGAACCGCGGCCGATGCCTTGGGATAGCGCTTGTCCACCTCGCGCAAGGTGGCGCAGGCGGTTTCCTTGTTGTCGAGAGCCCCGAGCGACATGCCAAGCTTGAGGAGCATCTCGGGTGCCTTGGGCGACTTGCCATAGGCCTGATGCGCGTTCAGGAAGGTCTTGGCGGCGTCGCTGTATTTACCCTGGGAATACTGCGCTTCGCCCATCCAGAAGCTTGCGTCGGCCGCCTTTTCGCCCTCCGGAAAGGCGGCGAGATAGTCGCGGAACTCCTGCTCGGCCATGCCATAGTCGCCGGACAGAACATGGCCATAGGCCGACTGATAAAGATCGCCCGGATTGCTGAGGGAAGCGGTCTGCTGCTCGCTGCCGGGATTGGCGTTGAGGCCGCCATTGCCTTGATCGGCGATCCCCGTGTCCACGCCGGGCAGCGTGGCGTTGGCGCCGGGCTCAGTGCCCGTGGTCGCCGATACAGGATTGCCGCTTTCGTCGAAGATGATCTGGCCGAGCGTGCTTGGCGGCGGTGCCGCCCCTGCCGCATTCGGATCGGCATCGGCCATGTTCGCGCCGTCCGCCGGGGCAGTCGTCGGGCTATCCGTCACCTCGGGGGTGACGGACGCCTGATCGCTGGACTTCGGCGTTTCAAGTGCGCCGCTTTTCTTGGAGGAGGATTTGCCGCTTTCCAGATCCTGGAAGCGGAACTCGTTGTCCTCCTGGAACTTCCGGATCTGCTCCTGCATCTGCAGGAGCTGGAAGCTCATTTCTTCGATACGCCCGTTGAGAGAGCGGATCTGTTCCTCGAGTTGGCCAATCCGGCCGACGTCGGCCGATTGCACCTTCACCACCGGCAGATCGCTCTTGCTGGCGGCATCGCCTTGGGTCGCGCGGTTCAGCAGCCCCGAGAGCGGCATGGCATTCGCCGTTTGGCCGAGGCCCGCAAGGGCCGCAAGACCAATCAGCCCTGCCACGACAAATTTCTTCATCACATTTGTCCTGTTCGATAGATTGTTCCCGCCCCGGACCGCGCTCCGCTGTACATGCGACGATTCCATAGGGCGAGTGCCGCACAGTTTTCCAACTGCCGTGAAAAAGCAACGGAGTTCGGCCAAAGTGTGGTAAAAAAGAAAGGGCGGCCCACGGCCGCCCCTCCAAAATCATCGCAAATCGAGAGCGATCAGCTTCCGGCGCCGCCGAGAACGGTGACGGCGCGGCGATTCTGCGACCAGCAGGAGATGTCGTCGCAGACGGCGACCGGCTTTTCCTTGCCGTAGGAGATCGTCCGCATGCGGTTCGCCGGAACGCCTTGGCCTGCGAGATACTCACGTGTCGCGGCAGCACGGCGGGCGCCGAGTGCCAGGTTGTATTCGCGCGTGCCGCGCTCGTCGGCATGGCCTTCGATGGTGATGGCATAGTTCGGATACTTCGCCAGCCACTGGGCCTGACGGGCGAGCGTCGCCTGCGCATCGGCGCGGATCGAGCTCGAGTCGGTATCGAAGAAGATGCGGTCGCCGACATTGACGGTGAAGTCCTGCTGCGAGCCCGGCGTCGCAGCGCCGGCACCGAGGCCGAGGCCGGCGGCGTCGTTCGGCAGGTTCTTCTTGGAAGCGCAGCCGGCGACGGCAAGGGTCATGACGAGGGCGAGCATGACGGGATTGCGGGCAATGGTCTGCATGCGGCTTGCTGCCGGGGTGTCAATTCGGCTCATGGGCCGGGTCTCCTTGAGAAGTGTCTGAATTCACGGTTGCCAGACTGTAACCGGAAGCGGTTAATTGCTTTTCAACAGGTATGGTTAACAAATCGACAATCTGCGGCGGAGGGCCTGCTACAACAGCACTTTGCGGCGAGAAAGCGGCACTTCGGCCACAATTGCCGCCGCACCTGTGGACAACAGGTCCACGCATGTCGCCCAAAAGTGCGCCGCGGTTTTGGGGTAACGAGATGCATAAAAACAACAGCCTGAAGCGCGCCGCGTGAACAATGCGACGCGCATCAGGCGCGCAATGCGGGCGGAAAACCGCCCGCACTCTTCCTAAAACTCCGCACTATTCCATCAATGGCGACCAGGCCGGATCCGAAGCGAAGCCCTGGGTCTGGATCTGCTGTTCGTTGTAGCCCGTCAGGTCGATGGAGTAGAGCTGCGGCCCGCCGGCGCCGGCGTTCTGGCGGAAGAACATCAGCACGCGGCCGTTCGGCGCCCAGGTCGGCCCCTCGTTGTGGAAGCCGGTGGTGAGGATGCGCTCGCCGGAACCGTCCGGCTTCATCACGCCGATCGAGAACTTGCCGCCCGATTGCTTGGTGAAGGCGATCAGATCGCCGCGCGGAGACCAGACAGGCGTCGAGTAGGAACCGTCGCCGAAGGAGATGCGCGTCTGGCCTGAACCGTCGGCGCCCATGACATAGAGCTGCTGCTTGCCGCCACGGTCGCTCTCGAAGACGATCCGGGCGCCGTCCGGCGAATAGGACGGAGAGGTGTCGATCGCATTGGTGTTGGTCAGCCGTGTGGTCGTGCGCGAGCGCAGGTCCATCGTGTAGATGTTGGCGTTGCCTTCCTGCTGCAGGCTCATGATGACCCGCTGCCCGTCCGGCGAGAAGCGCGGCGCAAAAGTCATGCCCGGAAAATTGCCGACCACCTCGCGCTGCCCGGTTTCGAGCTGCAGCAGATAGACGCGCGGCTGCTGGTTCTCGAAGGACATATAGGTGATTTCCTGACGGTTCGGCGAGAAGCGCGGCGTCAGAACGATGTCGTTCGAATTGGTGAGCGCGCGGGCGTTGAAGCCGTCCTGGTCCATGATCGCCAGCTGGCGCTTGCGGGCGTTCTTCGGGCCGCTTTCGGCGACATAGACGATGCGGGTATCGAAGTAGCCTTTTTCGCCGGTGATCCGCTCATAGATCGCGTCGGCGATGATATGGGCGACGCGGCGCCAGTTTTCCGGCTGGGTGTAGAACTGCTGGCCGAGCATCTGCTGTCCGGCGAAGGTGTCCCACAGGCGGAACTCGGCCTTCAGCCTGCCGTCGCCTTCCTGGGTGACGCGGCCGGTGACGAGCGCCTGCGCATTGATGACCTTCCAGTCCTCGAAGCGCGGCGCCGCATCGGGGTTGGCGATCTTCTCGATGAAGGCGCCCTTGTCGATCGGTGCGAAAAGCCCGGAACGCTTGAGATCGGCGGCAACGACGTCGGAGATCTTCTGACCGAGCTCACCCTGCAGGAAATCCGTGATCGCGACCGGCAGCGGCTCGACGTTGCCCTTGTTGATATTGATCTCCACGACCGCGTTTGCCGGCGCGGCGAAAAGAACGCCTGCGAACACTAGCGTGAAAAGACGGAAAAAATTGCGTCTCAGCATTTCCATAAAGCCTTTCAGCCTTTCATCTTTCTGGGCGGAGCGAGGAAAGCGTGCGCGGTTTTCCCGCCACATCGCGCCCCAACCTGTCTAGAGCATTGAGCTCGGGTCGAAGTTGACGACCACCTCGCTCCACGAATCGTACTTGTCTTTGGGCAGAGCCGTGAAAGGAGCCGATTTGAGAACGGCGCGTCGCGCACCGCTGGCAAGCGCCCGGCGTGCCGCCTCCGAACCGCCGGTCGCTTCGACTTCCGGTTCGCCGATCAACTCGCCGTTCGGATCGAGCTGGAAGGTCACCTTGATGCGCACGTCCGCCGCATCGGCCATGCCGGGGATGATCGACCAGTTGTTCTGGATCTGACCGCGCAGCGCATCCATTTCGCTCTGCGAAAGCGTGTTGCCGCTCGTCGTCTTCTTGCCGCCGAGGGCCGCCTCCTCGGTCGAGCGCTTGGCGCCGCCGCCGGAAGACTCCTGCTTGTTGAGCAGCGCCGCGATCTCGTCGGCGTTGAAGTCGCTCTCCTTCTGGGAGGACGCCTTCTTCTGCTCCTTCTTGGTCTCTTCCTTCTTGCGCTCCGGGGTCTTCGCCGTCTGCGCCGGCTTTTCGACTTTCGGCTTCACCTGCGGGGTCGGCACCTTGTCCGGCAACGCCTCGGCCTCGGGGTTCTCGGCCGGCTGTTCCTCGGCCGGCGCAGGCTCCGGTTTGGTCTCCGGCTTCACTTCCTGCTTCGGTTCGGGGAGTGCTGCAACTTCGGTCGCGGGCTCCGAGGCAGGCTTGGGCTCCTCGACCTTCTGGATTTCCTCCTTCACCGGATCGGGAGTCGGCGGCGCCTTCTCGGTTTTCTCCGGTGCCGCGGCCGACTCGTTTTCGATGGGCTTGGCGTCGGGCTTCGGCGGCGTCTTCAGGTCGACGTCGTTGTCGCCGATGTTTTCGGCGTTCTCGACGGGCGTTGGCTTCTTGGTCGGGACCGGCGAAGCCTTCTCCTTGGCCGGGGCCTTCTTGTCGCCCTGCTGGATCTGGGTCATGTCCGTGATCGGCACGATGTCGACCGGCAGCGCCTCGACGTCCGCGACCTCGAATTCGGCCGGGCTGCCAAGCGACACCAGCGCCCAGGTCAGGACCAGGGCGTGGAGGACAGCAGATGTAGCAAGACCGCCCTTCATGTCCGGGGATCACTTTTCCTGTTCTTGAAGCGTTACCAGCCCGAGATTCTTGAAGCCGGCAGCCGAGATGCGCGCCATGACCTTCATCACCGTGCCGTAGTCGGCATTGGTATCGCCGCGCACATAGATGCGCTCGTTGTAGCCCGTCGTGGCGATCGCCTCGAGCTTCGGAACGACCTCGTCGATGCCGATCGGGGTCTCCTGCAGGAAGATTTCACCGGCCGGATTGACCGAGACGGTGATCGGCTGGGTGTCGGCGTTCATCGCCTTCGCCTGCGTTTCCGGCAGGTCGATCGGCACGCCAACGGTCATCATCGGTGCCGCCACCATGAAGATGATCAAGAGCACCAACATGACGTCGACGAGCGGCGTCACGTTGATTTCGCTGATCGTACCGCCCTTGCCCCTGCGCCGGCGGCGTCCGCCGCCCGACCCCTTGGCTCCGCCTACTGCCATACCCATCAGCGTCGTCTCCGTGCTCGAAGGTCGTTATTGCGCGGCCTGGCGCGAAGGCTGCAGCTTCTCGTCGATCTGCCGCGACAGGATGGCGGAGAACTCGTCGGCGAAGGCTTCCATGCGGGCGCTGAGCTTGCCGGCGTCGGCGGTGAACTTGTTGTAGGCGATGACGGCGGGAATAGCGGCGAGCAGGCCGATGGCGGTTGCCAGCAGCGCCTCCGCGATACCGGGCGCAACAACGGCGAGGTTGGTCGATTTCGACCCGGCGATTGCCTGGAACGAGGTCATGATACCGACGACGGTACCGAAGAGGCCGATGAAGGGGGCGGACGAACCGATCGTCGCGAGCGAGCCGAGCCGCGCCTCGAGCGATTCGGATTCGCGAGCGAGCGTCACATCCATGGCGCGGTCAATGCGCATCTGCAGGCCGATCGGCGAACGGGCGCCGCGTTCGAAGCTCTTCTTCCACTCGCGCATCGCCGAGACGAAGATTGCGCCCATGCCGGTCGTCTGCCGATCGGAAAGGGTGCGATAAAGTTCCTCGAGCGACTGGCCGGACCAGAAGACCTGCTCGAAATTGTCGAGCTGCCGGCGCACGCGCCCGTAGTTGAGCGACTTGTCGACGACGATCGCCCAGGTCCAGACCGAAGCTGCAATCAGCCCCAGCATGACCAGCTTGACCACCAAGCCCGCTTGCATGAACAGCGACCAGAGGGTCACATCGCTCGTCGCGGCCAATCCAACCTGTTCCATCGATCTCAGTCCCCGAATCCAAACACCCGGCAGGAGCAACGCATGCTCATGACCGGGTCGCCCAAACGTCCTGCTGCAAAATGCCCCGGCATCGCCGCCGTTCGCGGCAATTGCGATCTACTCGCTTCAGCCTGCCTTCTTGCCGTCAATTTTGGTCAAAGGATGACGTGCACTGCACAAATCCTGATACACAGATAAAGACACTATTATCGTTAAGGGAGTGTTACCGGAGCGGCGCTGCCGGCGGCTGCGGCGCGGAACTTCGCCAAAGCTCGTACGTTTCCGGTCAATGGGCGCTCACGCGAGAATACAACCGAGACGAAACAGTCACCGTGGCTCGACCGCAGCGGCGCGGCGCCGGCTGAGCGGGGCATAGCGATGGCGGCACGCGCACTCTGGAAAGGGCAGCTTCGCCTGTCGCTGGTATCGATCGCGGTCGAACTGTTCAGCGCGACCCGCTCCGGCGCGAGCATCTCGTTCCGGCAGATCCACAAGCCGTCCGGCAAGCCGATCCATTACGAGAAGGTGGTGGAGGGCGTCGGACCGGTCGATGTCGACGATATCGTCAAGGGTTTCGAATACGAGGACGACCGATACGCCCTGCTCGACCCGGAGGAGGTCGACGCGATCAAGCTCGAAACCAAGAAGACGCTGGAGCTGGTGCAGTTCGTCGATGTCGGCGAGATTCCGCCGCTCTATTTCGACAAACCCTATTATCTCGTTCCGGCGGACGATCTGGCCGAGGATGCCTACCGCGTCGTCCGGGATGCGCTGAAGACGGCCAACAAGATCGGGCTGGGGCAATTGACGCTGCGCGGCCGGGAGTATCTCGTCGCGGTGAAACCCGGCGGCGACGGCCTGCTCCTCGAGACGCTGCGCTATGCCGACGAGTTGCGCAAGGCCGACCCGATGTTCTCGGACATATCCGGCAAGAAAGCCGACAAGGAACTGCTGGAGGTCGCCGCAGCGCTGATCGAGCGCAAGACCGCTCCCTTCGACGCCCAGGCCTTCAAGGACAATTACGCGACGGCCCTTCGGGAGCTTGTGAAACGCAAGATGAAGGGCAAGTCGGCGCGCGTCGAGGTCGAGGAAGGCGAACGGCCTGAGCGCCGCGGCGACAATGTCGTCGACCTGATGGCCGCCCTGAAGAAGAGCCTCGAAAGCAACGAACCCAAGAAGAAGCCGGCAAAGGCGCACTCGTCGTCGCGCCGCACCCGGCGGAAATCGGCGTGAGGACGATCGATGGCCGCGCGAAGTGCACCGCTTTCCGAATACAATCGACGCCGCGATTTTACCAAGACGCGCGAACCGAAGGGCGCGGTCGCCCCGGCAAGCGGCGACAGGAAGCGCTTTCTCGTCCAGAAGCACGACGCGACCCGGCTGCATTACGATTTCCGTCTCGAATGGGAAGGCGTCCTGAAGAGCTGGGCGGTCACCCGCGGTCCAAGCCTCAATCCGGAGGACAAGCGCCTCGCCATCCGTACCGAGGATCACCCCCTCGCCTATGGCGACTTCGAGGGCACGATCCCGGAAGGAGAGTATGGCGGCGGCACGGTGATGCTCTGGGACACCGGCTGGTGGGAGCCGGAAGGTGACCCGTCGAAAGGTCTGAAGAAGGGCAAGCTTTCGTTCAGGCTGCATGGCAGCCGGATGAAGGGCGGCTGGGCGCTGGTGCGCATGCGGCCGCGCGACGGCGAGAAGCGCGAAAACTGGCTGCTCGTCAAGGAGACGGACGAGATAGCCTCCGAGGAAGGCGAGAGCCTGATCAAGGAGAACGTCACCAGCGTGGCGACCGGCCGCACGATGGACGAGATTGCCGGCGGCAAGGGTGAAAAACGGGCACGCGTCTGGCATTCCAACAAAAGCACGGCCGCCAATCTGAAGGCCGGTGCGATCGCCGGGAACGACAACCCTCGCAAGCGTCAGGCACGAAAATCCTCGGGCAAGCTGCCCGCCTTCAAGGCTCCGCAGCTCGCCACGCTGGTGACCAAAGCACCCGCCGGCGAAACGTGGCTGAACGAAGCCAAGTTCGACGGTTACCGCCTGATATGCGCCATCGGTGGCGGCGCTGTCCGCTGCTACACCCGCAATGGCCTCGACTGGACCGAGAAGTTCCCGGCGATTGCGGCCGCCCTTGCCGAGCTCGATTGCAAATCCGCCCTGATCGACGGCGAGGTGGTGGCGCTGTCGGACGCGGGATCAAGCTTTTCGGCGCTGCAGAAGGCGCTGAAGACCGGCGCCAGCACGAGGCTCTACGCCTTCGACCTCATCGAACTCGACGGAAAGGACCTCGGCCGCGCGCCGCTCATCGACCGGAAGGAAAAGCTGAGAGGTCTGCTCGACTCGCTCGGTACCACGGCGACCGTCCAGTACAGCGAGCACGTTCAGGGCAACGGGGAGCATGTGCTTGCGGCGATATGCAAGGCCGGCCAGGAGGGTATCATCGCCAAGGAAGCGAAGGCGCCCTATCGCAGCGGCCGCACCCGAAGCTGGCTCAAGGTCAAATGCACCAAGCGTCAGGAGTTCGTCATCGGCGGCTATACACCCTCATCGAAGAAAGGGCGGCCGTTCGCCTCCATTCTCGTCGGTACTTTCGAGGGCGGCAAATTGATCTATCGGGGCGGCGTCGGTACCGGCTTCGGCGAAAAGGTGATGGAGGAACTCGCTGCCGCCTTTGCAAAGCGCAGCCGCGAGACGCCGCCGTTCGACAGCGTGCCACGAGAAAGAATGCGAAAAGCGGTCTGGCTGAAGCCGGATCTGGTGGCGGAAGTGGATTTCGCCGAATTCACCGCCGACGGACATGTCCGCCACGGCTCGTTCGAGGGATTGCGCGAGGACAAGGAGGCCAAGGCCGTGAAACTGGAAACAGCGAAACCGACAGGCGCCGCGTCGAAAGCCGCGAAGGGCAAGCCCTCGGCCAATACCGGCAAGGCGTCGTCGCCCAAGGGCGACACCGATGTCCTCGGCGTCCAGATCTCGCATCCCGACCGCATCCTCTTCGAAGGTCAGGGTATCACCAAGATCGATCTTGCCCGCTACTACGCCGTCGTCGCCGACAGGATGCTGACCTTCGCCGCCGACCATCCCGTCTCACTGGTCCGCTGCCCCCAGGGCGGGCAGCGGCACTGCTTCTTCCAGAAACATACGAACGACGCTTTCCCGGAGGCGATCCGCGAAGTGCCGATCACCGAGTCCTCGGGCGAAACCGAAAACTACATGTATGTCCATGACGCCAAGGGCCTCGTCGCCGCCGTGCAGATGGGCACGCTCGAGTTCCACATCTGGGGCGCGACGATCGACAAGCTGGAAACGCCTGACCGGTTGGTCTTCGATTTCGACCCCGATCCGAGCGTCGACTTCACGACCGTGAAGAACGCCGCCCGCGCCCTGCGCGACGAGCTGGCGGACATCGGTCTGCAGTCCTTCGCGCTGGTGACCGGCGGCAAAGGCGTTCACGTCGTCGTGCCGCTTGTCCGGCGAGCCAGTTGGGACGACGCGAAGAGTTTCGCCAAGGCCGTGGCGCAGAACATCGCCGATCGCGATCCCGATCATTTCGTTGCCACCATGTCGAAGGCGAAGCGCAAGGGGCGGATCTTCATCGACTGGCTGAGAAACGAGCGTGGCGCCACGGCGATCGCCCCCTATTCCAGCCGCGCCCGCGAAGGCGGGCCGATCGCCACGCCGGTCGGTTGGGACGAGTTGGAACGGCTGAGCGGGGCCAACACCTTCCGCATCGGCGATATCCTCGAGCGCATCGAAGCGGACACCGACCCGTGGCGCGATATCGGCAAGGTCAAGCAATCGCTGACAAAGAAGATGATGGATTCGGTCATAAAATAGGAAGTCTTTAGGCCGCCCCTTGGGCCGCCAGGAACTTCGTCGCCAGCGCCTCCGGCAATCGGCGCGGACGCCCCTGCCCGTTGATGACAGCGATGATCACCTTGGCCGCGATCAGCAGCGCGCCGGCACGGCGGATCTCCTGCTGCAGCACCATCTTGGCACCGCCGGCCTTCTCGGTGGTCGTCTCGATCGTCAGTATGTCGTCCATGCGCGCCGGCGATTTGAAGTCGATCTCCATGCGGTGAACCACGAAAACCAGGCCTTCCGCATCGCTCTCGATGGCGAGCGACGCCTGCTCCACGCCGAGCAACCGCAGATAGTCGGTCCGGGCACGCTCCATGAAATGCAGGTAACGGGCATGGTAGACGACGCCGGAAAAATCGGTGTCTTCGTAATAGACCCGCTGGATCAAACGGTGGCCGGTCTCGGTCAGCTCGCCGGCAAGCGAAATCAGTGACATGGCATTCTCCGGGAGGATTTTTGCTTTTTCTGTGCAGGAACCAAAAGACATTTGCAAGCATTGCAGCTTTGTCACAATCCTATCCTATCAGGTCACCGTGTTCCTTCCCGATCAGGAGAATCGTGCATGAAGATCGCAATCCTCGGCGGCGATGGTTTTGTCGGCTGGCCCACCGCGTTGCATCTTTCCGATGCGGGCCACGACACCCACATTCTCGACAACCTCTCACGCCGCTGGATCGACACCGAGCTTGGCGTGCAGTCCTTGACCCCGATGGATTCCATCCAGGAGCGCACCCGTATCTGGCATGCAGAGACCGGCCGGCGCATCCATTTCAACCTGATCGACCTCGCCCGCGACTACGAGCTCCTGAAGAAATGGCTTGCCGAACATCGTCCCGACGCCATCGTGCATTTCGCCGAGCAGCGCGCCGCGCCCTATTCGATGAAGAGCGACCGCCACAAGAACTACACCGTCAACAACAACGTCAACGCCACGCATAACCTGCTGAACGCGCTGGTCGAGATCGACCTCGACGCCCATCTCGTGCATCTCGGCACCATGGGCGTCTACGGCTATTCGACGATCGGCGCGGCCATTCCGGAGGGCTACCTGCCGGTCGGGATCGAGACGACGGACGGCGAGACGGTCAGCCAGGAGATCCTCTACCCGTCCAATCCGGGCTCGATCTACCACATGACCAAGTGCCTCGATCAG
This DNA window, taken from Sinorhizobium fredii NGR234, encodes the following:
- the tilS gene encoding tRNA lysidine(34) synthetase TilS, yielding MPEAVIAAARRFLRSFIKPGRILVAISGGSDSKGLLVALHAALGTADFEGFSLVACTVDHALRSDSADEAAAVGAFCAGLGIPHQVCRWPGDKPRAGIQAAARLKRYDMLAEAAAVFRADCIATGHTLDDQNETIAMRGARDQGQGHGSAGMAAAMLYGRRTWVLRPFLGLRRADIRAYLGGRGIGWFDDPSNENPLFERARVRASLAASGVAPPPRRGGQLRMASSARAAVLLGEHLRVHEGLVAEVAAAQAGRIDDPDWRRALMTVGAVIGGREHLPGRATIERLSGFLRSGEAGRMTAGRVVFDRRRSGLYLYREPRNLPALRIGANESGTWDGRFNITSVGTALTICAEAEGGVWRQRLFAAGLPEGVAKRASLVAPRVAPEDVGSLGSTAAEAKVECRIGPYDTFLPGFDRIMADTIGLLFGRDRYPAPPVDDGLTEMEG
- the ybgF gene encoding tol-pal system protein YbgF, which codes for MKKFVVAGLIGLAALAGLGQTANAMPLSGLLNRATQGDAASKSDLPVVKVQSADVGRIGQLEEQIRSLNGRIEEMSFQLLQMQEQIRKFQEDNEFRFQDLESGKSSSKKSGALETPKSSDQASVTPEVTDSPTTAPADGANMADADPNAAGAAPPPSTLGQIIFDESGNPVSATTGTEPGANATLPGVDTGIADQGNGGLNANPGSEQQTASLSNPGDLYQSAYGHVLSGDYGMAEQEFRDYLAAFPEGEKAADASFWMGEAQYSQGKYSDAAKTFLNAHQAYGKSPKAPEMLLKLGMSLGALDNKETACATLREVDKRYPKASAAVRAKVTSEQSRFGC
- the pal gene encoding peptidoglycan-associated lipoprotein Pal, which codes for MSRIDTPAASRMQTIARNPVMLALVMTLAVAGCASKKNLPNDAAGLGLGAGAATPGSQQDFTVNVGDRIFFDTDSSSIRADAQATLARQAQWLAKYPNYAITIEGHADERGTREYNLALGARRAAATREYLAGQGVPANRMRTISYGKEKPVAVCDDISCWSQNRRAVTVLGGAGS
- the tolB gene encoding Tol-Pal system beta propeller repeat protein TolB; amino-acid sequence: MEMLRRNFFRLFTLVFAGVLFAAPANAVVEININKGNVEPLPVAITDFLQGELGQKISDVVAADLKRSGLFAPIDKGAFIEKIANPDAAPRFEDWKVINAQALVTGRVTQEGDGRLKAEFRLWDTFAGQQMLGQQFYTQPENWRRVAHIIADAIYERITGEKGYFDTRIVYVAESGPKNARKRQLAIMDQDGFNARALTNSNDIVLTPRFSPNRQEITYMSFENQQPRVYLLQLETGQREVVGNFPGMTFAPRFSPDGQRVIMSLQQEGNANIYTMDLRSRTTTRLTNTNAIDTSPSYSPDGARIVFESDRGGKQQLYVMGADGSGQTRISFGDGSYSTPVWSPRGDLIAFTKQSGGKFSIGVMKPDGSGERILTTGFHNEGPTWAPNGRVLMFFRQNAGAGGPQLYSIDLTGYNEQQIQTQGFASDPAWSPLME
- the tolR gene encoding protein TolR translates to MGMAVGGAKGSGGGRRRRRGKGGTISEINVTPLVDVMLVLLIIFMVAAPMMTVGVPIDLPETQAKAMNADTQPITVSVNPAGEIFLQETPIGIDEVVPKLEAIATTGYNERIYVRGDTNADYGTVMKVMARISAAGFKNLGLVTLQEQEK
- the tolQ gene encoding protein TolQ; translation: MEQVGLAATSDVTLWSLFMQAGLVVKLVMLGLIAASVWTWAIVVDKSLNYGRVRRQLDNFEQVFWSGQSLEELYRTLSDRQTTGMGAIFVSAMREWKKSFERGARSPIGLQMRIDRAMDVTLARESESLEARLGSLATIGSSAPFIGLFGTVVGIMTSFQAIAGSKSTNLAVVAPGIAEALLATAIGLLAAIPAVIAYNKFTADAGKLSARMEAFADEFSAILSRQIDEKLQPSRQAAQ
- a CDS encoding Ku protein; the encoded protein is MAARALWKGQLRLSLVSIAVELFSATRSGASISFRQIHKPSGKPIHYEKVVEGVGPVDVDDIVKGFEYEDDRYALLDPEEVDAIKLETKKTLELVQFVDVGEIPPLYFDKPYYLVPADDLAEDAYRVVRDALKTANKIGLGQLTLRGREYLVAVKPGGDGLLLETLRYADELRKADPMFSDISGKKADKELLEVAAALIERKTAPFDAQAFKDNYATALRELVKRKMKGKSARVEVEEGERPERRGDNVVDLMAALKKSLESNEPKKKPAKAHSSSRRTRRKSA
- the ligD gene encoding DNA ligase D — its product is MAARSAPLSEYNRRRDFTKTREPKGAVAPASGDRKRFLVQKHDATRLHYDFRLEWEGVLKSWAVTRGPSLNPEDKRLAIRTEDHPLAYGDFEGTIPEGEYGGGTVMLWDTGWWEPEGDPSKGLKKGKLSFRLHGSRMKGGWALVRMRPRDGEKRENWLLVKETDEIASEEGESLIKENVTSVATGRTMDEIAGGKGEKRARVWHSNKSTAANLKAGAIAGNDNPRKRQARKSSGKLPAFKAPQLATLVTKAPAGETWLNEAKFDGYRLICAIGGGAVRCYTRNGLDWTEKFPAIAAALAELDCKSALIDGEVVALSDAGSSFSALQKALKTGASTRLYAFDLIELDGKDLGRAPLIDRKEKLRGLLDSLGTTATVQYSEHVQGNGEHVLAAICKAGQEGIIAKEAKAPYRSGRTRSWLKVKCTKRQEFVIGGYTPSSKKGRPFASILVGTFEGGKLIYRGGVGTGFGEKVMEELAAAFAKRSRETPPFDSVPRERMRKAVWLKPDLVAEVDFAEFTADGHVRHGSFEGLREDKEAKAVKLETAKPTGAASKAAKGKPSANTGKASSPKGDTDVLGVQISHPDRILFEGQGITKIDLARYYAVVADRMLTFAADHPVSLVRCPQGGQRHCFFQKHTNDAFPEAIREVPITESSGETENYMYVHDAKGLVAAVQMGTLEFHIWGATIDKLETPDRLVFDFDPDPSVDFTTVKNAARALRDELADIGLQSFALVTGGKGVHVVVPLVRRASWDDAKSFAKAVAQNIADRDPDHFVATMSKAKRKGRIFIDWLRNERGATAIAPYSSRAREGGPIATPVGWDELERLSGANTFRIGDILERIEADTDPWRDIGKVKQSLTKKMMDSVIK
- the ybgC gene encoding tol-pal system-associated acyl-CoA thioesterase, with amino-acid sequence MSLISLAGELTETGHRLIQRVYYEDTDFSGVVYHARYLHFMERARTDYLRLLGVEQASLAIESDAEGLVFVVHRMEIDFKSPARMDDILTIETTTEKAGGAKMVLQQEIRRAGALLIAAKVIIAVINGQGRPRRLPEALATKFLAAQGAA